A part of Larkinella insperata genomic DNA contains:
- a CDS encoding glycoside hydrolase family 9 protein: MRKLFLLIGIIIWITAFRATVDEQAWIRINFLGYRPAGAKVAVWAGKTTEPVAQPFQVVEVQTGKVVYENTVGRDFGAYGPFTQTYRLDFSAVRKPGRYYLKVGTVQSPEFSIADEVYNGTADFCLRYMRQQRSGYNPFLKDSCHTHDGYTMYGPMPDSTYIDVSGGWHDASDYLQYVTTSANATYHLLAAYRDFPRVFSDRHQANGLEGGNNQADVLDEARWGLDWLLKMHPKDDWMFNQLADDRDHSGLRIPKQDSAYGKGYERPVYFATGKPQGLFKHKNRSTGIASTAGKFSSAFALGFQVLRRRDQDYAEKLWQRAQTAYKLGLQKPGVCQTAPGRSPYFYEEDNYVDDMELAAVELYNAARIQGYKAADYLNSAYAYGLIEPVTPWLGTDTARHYQWYPFINIGHYEVAKRVVDSRRQHIIGFYRSGIEKVWQKAQNNAFYRGVPFIWCSNNLTASFAIQCLWYRKLTGDTRYAQLEQACFDWLFGCNPWGTSFVYGLPAGADTPADPHSAFTHLGKHPIDGGLVDGPVYGRIYKNLIGIELKEPDEYEAFQSDLVVYHDDYGDYSTNEPTMDGTASLVYLLASKQAEATETPAVATPAKAKVVKKKAPVRRSVKRKSSSGRKKTAVRRSSVKKKRRRR, translated from the coding sequence ATGAGGAAATTATTTTTGCTGATTGGAATAATTATTTGGATTACTGCTTTTAGAGCGACCGTTGATGAGCAGGCCTGGATACGAATCAATTTTCTGGGGTACCGACCGGCGGGAGCAAAAGTGGCCGTTTGGGCCGGCAAAACAACAGAACCGGTAGCGCAGCCTTTTCAGGTAGTTGAGGTGCAAACCGGGAAAGTAGTTTACGAAAACACGGTCGGAAGAGACTTCGGTGCCTACGGTCCTTTCACGCAAACTTATCGACTTGATTTCTCCGCTGTCCGCAAGCCAGGACGGTATTATCTGAAGGTTGGAACCGTCCAGTCGCCGGAGTTTTCGATCGCGGACGAAGTCTACAACGGAACGGCTGATTTCTGCCTGCGGTACATGCGCCAGCAACGCAGCGGCTATAACCCCTTTCTGAAAGATTCCTGCCATACGCACGACGGGTACACCATGTACGGCCCCATGCCCGACAGCACGTACATCGACGTTTCGGGTGGGTGGCACGATGCATCGGATTACCTTCAGTACGTAACAACCTCCGCCAACGCAACTTACCATTTGCTGGCTGCTTACCGGGATTTTCCGCGCGTATTCAGCGATCGTCATCAGGCCAACGGACTCGAAGGCGGCAACAACCAGGCCGACGTGCTGGATGAAGCCCGCTGGGGCCTCGACTGGCTTTTGAAAATGCACCCCAAAGACGACTGGATGTTCAACCAACTGGCTGACGACCGGGACCATTCGGGCCTGCGGATTCCGAAGCAGGACAGCGCTTACGGAAAAGGATACGAACGGCCGGTCTATTTTGCGACCGGCAAACCGCAGGGCTTGTTCAAACACAAGAACCGGTCGACCGGCATCGCTTCCACCGCTGGTAAATTTAGTAGCGCTTTTGCACTGGGCTTCCAGGTACTGCGTCGCCGGGATCAGGATTACGCCGAAAAGTTATGGCAGCGGGCGCAGACAGCCTATAAGCTGGGGTTGCAAAAGCCGGGCGTATGCCAGACGGCCCCGGGCCGGTCGCCTTACTTTTACGAAGAAGACAATTACGTTGATGATATGGAACTGGCGGCTGTTGAGCTTTACAATGCTGCCCGGATACAGGGTTACAAGGCCGCCGATTACCTCAACAGTGCTTACGCCTACGGCCTGATCGAACCCGTTACGCCCTGGCTGGGAACTGATACGGCCCGGCATTATCAGTGGTATCCGTTTATTAACATCGGACACTATGAAGTTGCCAAACGGGTGGTTGATTCCCGGCGTCAGCACATCATTGGCTTCTACCGGAGCGGTATTGAAAAAGTCTGGCAAAAGGCGCAGAACAATGCTTTCTACCGGGGCGTTCCTTTCATCTGGTGCAGCAATAACCTGACTGCATCCTTCGCCATTCAATGCCTTTGGTATCGTAAACTGACCGGCGATACCCGTTACGCACAGCTTGAACAGGCGTGTTTCGACTGGCTGTTTGGCTGCAATCCCTGGGGGACTAGCTTTGTGTATGGGTTGCCCGCCGGAGCCGACACGCCCGCCGATCCGCATTCGGCTTTTACCCACTTAGGCAAGCACCCGATTGATGGTGGATTGGTCGACGGGCCGGTTTACGGACGGATTTATAAAAACCTGATCGGTATTGAGCTCAAAGAACCGGACGAATATGAGGCCTTTCAGAGCGATTTGGTGGTCTATCACGACGATTACGGGGATTACAGCACCAACGAGCCAACCATGGATGGAACCGCTTCCCTGGTTTACTTGCTGGCGTCAAAACAGGCCGAAGCCACGGAGACACCGGCTGTAGCTACTCCGGCCAAGGCGAAGGTGGTTAAAAAGAAAGCACCGGTTCGGAGGTCGGTAAAACGGAAATCGTCATCAGGACGGAAGAAAACGGCCGTGCGTCGTTCATCAGTCAAGAAAAAGAGGAGACGGCGGTAG